In the genome of Erpetoichthys calabaricus chromosome 13, fErpCal1.3, whole genome shotgun sequence, the window TTATGTACATCAACAAGGCTGTCTCATAGATCACAATAAGAGATGTATTCTGTCATACGTATTTACATCTCTGTCTTATGCAGGTGATGTTTTAGTAATGAGATCTCAGGTAAGGCTCCCCCCTGGTGGTTCCTCCATGAATGCTATTGTTCATGTAGGTAACACTGATATGGTGGAGGTCTTGTCTTGATCTCCATGGTTCcccatttcttaatgacattcTGGATGATGGAGATTGCTAACCAGAAGCACGCCGACAGCTTTCAATTGCTTTCTCCCCACGTtcgattattttaattttctgatgCTCAGTCAGTTGCTTAGAGGAGGTCATGGTTGTTGTCTGTTGCACAATGTTTGAAGAGTCAAAGAACTGATTTGACAATTCTTGACAAGGCTAACACTTAATGTTTTGAGACCTTACAAATGAAAGTATgcacaattttttaaatattcattgccACTTTTCTTGTTTATGTACATCTATGTCATGGAGTAAGAATCAAGGAGGCttaattcacactttttttaattttgcaaaaatgtctaaaatcctgttttcagttTGCCAGTCTGGGTTATCGAGTACAGCTTGAGGAGAGgaaaaatgattgcaaatgattttagaacaaatgtgaaaaaagtgaatgcGCCTTGAAGATGACAGTAAAGGGGCCGTGAGTTGATTTGATTTGGCACATTGTGGGCCATTTTGTAGATCAACTAATaaaaaattcttactttcatacGCCGAAAGTATAGattcacaataaaatatgaaaaactgcattttttcccCCAAGGAATtgtaagaatatacagtaatccctcgctatatcgcgcttcgcctttcgctgcttcactccatcgcggattttatatgtaagcatattgactatctgtgatcctgacgtagggggtgtgagcaggggggctgttcgcacacctagatgatacggacgctcgtctaaaaatgctgaaagattatcttcacgttgctaccttctgtgtgcagcttttaagtatgctgcacggtgcttcgcatacttaaaagctcaaagggcacgtattgattttttatctgtctctaactctctctctctctctgtctgctcctgatggaggaggtgtgagctgccgccttcaacagctttgtgccgtggtactttgcatacttaaaagcaaacagccctattgatttgtttgctcctttgaagaggaagatatgtttgcattcttttcattgtgagactgaactgtcatctctgtcttgtcatggagcacagtttaaacttttgaaaaagagacaaatgtttgtttgcagtgtttgaataacattcctgtctctctacaacctcctgcgtttctgtgcaaatctgtgacccaagcatgataatataaaaaataaccatataaacatatggtttctacttcggcggattttcttatttcgcaggtggatctggaacgcaacccccgcgatggaggagggattactgtatagcaaggAGGGGACAGCACTGAAGAGAGTGAGCAGGAGATGAGAAACCAGGAGGGGTCATGTAATATAAAACAGATTTTGGGGGAAAACCAGTAGGATTGCATCATCAATGGGTTTTTCCCCAAAAATCTCACTTGAAAGGTTTAAATAAGAGCAAAAGTTACACATTCAAAGAAACAAAGTGCAGGTGGCAAAACAAAAGACTCGAGCTAAATATAGGCACTGACGGCGTGCAGACACAATGTATTAATAACCACGTGACTCTGGCTTGGGCGAGGCCAACAACAGGAATGCTCAACATGTCACAACACACGGCACTTCATCATACAAGAGATGTGAAAACAAGGCAGGGGGGCTACATTCACATACCACCTTTTATTTCTGAAAGCCTTGAAATTCTGTTGGCTCCAAACCCTCAGCAGTAAATCACTTGGATGTCACTTGGGGACGGAGAAAATATTGcttcattataattttttttctttatttttaattcatttcaatCAACAACACATTAAAACCACTTAGGCTGTGTTTAtacttttgttttactgtgtaCATCAAGTTCAAGAATGAGGGGAGCAGCAAAATAAGCAGAGCAGGGACCAACCTAAAATGAGCTGCCAAGGCCATTAGGTCATGTGATAAAGGACACCTCTTAAAGGAAGCACAGCAAGAATCAATCTGTCTACTTCCATGCCAATTCttgaaggaatactccacccaaaaatcatttttttaaaacttatttaccCATGTAAGTTTGTAGTGATCATTTTTAATCTGATGTTTTCGtgcataatgaaagaaaaaagttgaGATATAATGGAGCCAAATGGCAACTCGTGCTGCACAACAGAAAatgatgtttaactttttttttttttttttttttaacctcgtgttgcataatccacatgtccattatcCTGTCTTATGGTAAAAACACTCTAAATGCATAATTAATAGTTACCTCCAGAAAGAACATTCCCATAAGTCTGTGCTTCTAAATTGAAGAAAAACCTCTTGCCCAAACAAATGAAGGGGATAGGCCCACCACTGCACCATCTCAAGTTCATGTTTTCTacttcatcacaaacatttgtgtgaGGTTAACCTGAATCTCCCAACtgtcctggtgtgtgtgtgtgtatggtgtgCCCTTCAatggacaccccccccccccccccccatatagaGTTTCTCAACCAAACCACCCATTTTCCGTGATCTGTTTAGAAAATGAACACCTATtaatgtatacgtgatatcatacttttctggattcagTTAATGCCAAGCCTAAAATAGCCTCATGGGAGTGAATTAGAGAATATGCACATATTCAGCCTGTAACGGCAGAGTCCTAACTTGTGCAAAATGTTGCCAGAATAAAActggctttttttccccactttaattgtatttaaacaaagtaacattgcatacaatcaagtcacaCATATAGAACAAATTTCTTCATAGTAAATCTAGGTAAtcaaaaaggaaagaagaaaaaaagggcaCTGGCTTTCTGGAACACTAAACTGGATAAGAGAGCTAAACATGTAAGAAAATGATGTCATGACTTAATTTAACATAacttactttattaataccaaggggaaaaTCACAAATTATCTAACATTCAGGTGCGTTTGGAGACTTGTTTAGAGGATTGAAAgcaggaatatttttttttaatttcctagtcacttcaaggactttgttttttttttttctaacagtgagtcatattctAAAAATGACACTTTCAATAGAATGCAATTAGATACTACTATGTTTTTAACACCATTTTTACAATATCATTTGGGTAAATTTGCTTTTgtagacagcagattccaattgAAATTATGAAAAACTCAGTTAATTGTTGGATGTGGAAGGTTTGTGGCTAACTAAATTTTTCAAAGTATTAATTGGTGgagattttacatttttgctaAAGACATATGTAAAAATTCTTGGCTACATCTGAACTAGACAGACAGAACAAACTTATTTTTTGTCCCCTGaagggaatttggctttttacagaggatctttagaaaaaataaataggcagttaagtaaataaatagcagATAACTGTGGCATTTTGCTAATAGTGTCAAGAGAAATACTCGGTCGTTATAATGAGCTGATAATGAAGCTATGAGATTATTTTTAGTGAAATTCTGATTATAAGTTTAGTTACTGCAGCATAAAAAGCCATACTGCCATATTTCATACAATTCaacctatttttgttttttaatggatATCATCATGTCACTTACCCGCTACCAATTCAAAGAGCAGGGGATTTGAGTAGCTGCAACTGAAGTTCATGCAAGATGCTGCATGGCCACAGAGTCAAGGGTGAGATGAGACGAAGGCAGGCTATTAGCATAAAGTGAGACCTGCTGCTTCATTAGTACAGCAAGGAACAGTGATGAATAAGCAATTACTTCCATATTGAATAAAGAATATCATTATTAGTAAATTGAATAAATACATATCTAACACCATACCTTTCTAATATAATACTAGGTAGGTCATCTAACCCCACCTAGATCTGCCTCTTCCCCCATTATGTGCACTGCCGCGAGATGCACTTACTTCAGCTTGCACAACTGcagatatttcattgtttttctgtCAGAAGCATCTGTTGAacgagtaaaagaaaaaatataaaaagttatttCAACTGTTTAACCATTTTCAAGATagaaatgaaacagtaaaataagTCACACAATGTTTCTCTGTTTGAAGACAGAAGGGTTAGCAAGTTCGCCATTGCTTTTCAAAgggagattttgacattttaaaaatggggTTATTTATTAGAGATATTTCAATGAAAACTGAACagcaaatttcaacaaaaattaATCCACAGTTAGttgagtttttccatacagacagatAGGACTATTACAGCAGCATTTCTCCCCTAAAAATGGACAGACGGGCCCTACTTGAGAAGGATGCTATTAAACATGTGCCTCTATCATAGCAATGGGCATTTTGATCCACTTTACTGATTACAGGAGATGAATTCATTTGAACTACCTGTTTAAGTGAATCGGGCCCAGCGTATATTAGAAATCTGGAAGGTTGGGTTTGGTAGTTCCCTCTGAtcacatcacaaatatataataatttttacattaacttgatgtacgtgtgtatataaatatttattaatttatataattacaCAATTAACTCACAGTATACCattgtcttctttttttacacaaagcaaaacacatttGGTGCATAATTAAAGCAACATGTTTCGTTACAGAAACatgaatgaatgagaattgtgcaacTTGTAatgatttaaacaaataaaaatcagacAGGTTCTCAGGTAGTGACTCATTtccgaatcaaatgaatgagaatcattagGCCAGATTTTGGGGTGACTCCACACTACTCTATCAGTCACATATTTGACAAGGCCCTCTGCTTACACTGAACTGATCGAATATTTAACTTACAAATCAGATCTCTGTGTCTTTACAAGAGTTTCATCCTTTtattacttccatgtaaattgaAGTTTGGTGACAAGGTCTACAATTCGCTACTGTGCTAAAGTCTGCCTCTGATTCTACAATGTTCATCATATCTTACAATTGCAATATTTGTCAGAAAATTGGTGTGTTCTTTGCCACTGCGTGGATCACCTGGATGACTACATCCTAGCAAAGGTAAATTAAAATTTAGAATGAGTTGTTTCCGAGATATCAATCCTGAACTACTGAAGCAGTCGGAAGTTTTAAATTATACCATGATATTGATTTTTGGCCATACCACTCATTCCTACATCTATCCACTTTCTAATCCAGGTTATTGGTGTAGGGAGAAGATACTAACACTCGAGTACAGTAAAGGAACCAACCCTAGACGAGATGTTAGTCCACATTTCCCACACACACTGGGTACAATTTGCTTTAATAATtaatacatgtatatttttttagatatgagagggaaaaaaaaaatccaaacacacAGAAATTGCCAACACTTGGAGTGACTACACTACCACCCCAGCCCTTCCTCGATATCACTGGACAACAAATAATTTGCTTTTGTGTGCATCTCatggattttggcctgctgataACAAGTGTCACCTTTAATGTTCCTATTACATACCATTTAACTGCAGTCACCTATTTTTGTTGATTTCCTCTCATTTttagtatacatatatagtacAACAACTaaaactggaacatctgtggtaATGGAAAAACAGTTGCACTGCCACGAGGAATTCAACTTGAAATCAAAGTACTATTTTTTTacttgtgaatgggacagccatgctaaagagttacattaaaaagaactggccgCTCAGTGAGCATTTGGTCAAAGGGCCAAAAAATGTagcacataaaccacttgtcgatctaacaaagatatttttgcttcATCTTCATAAAACAGACTGAAGAAACATTGTGAAACCAATGAACAAAGTGAAGTGTTTTGATATATGAGACAAATGTTTCCGTAACAACTGATGGCAAGATTAAGgaagacatttttgtttgtttataaaaaaaatcatacacatCCCTGACTAATGGTTTAAAGACCTTAGTACGGCCAGGGAAAAACCAGATGGAAAGCATTCAAGGATGTTTTTGAGAATTGTGTTGAaaactacagagcaccaaactgGTTGAAGATACACTTCAAGTACACAcaaccatgaagtgcaacatgttgctaaaattaattttctgcattcacactttgACTTGTTCCTCCTAATCTCTGTGCATTCAGTGATGAATATAGAGTAAGAGTCACCAGGAGATTGCTATTATGAAAAAGTAATGTCAGGGCAAATGGAATCTATCAATGCTGGCTGACTATTGTTGGTcactgaaatgagaagcatcattgggaatgaattaaaaaaatcagcaaaaaacaTCTGTAGCTCAACTCACAATATAGGTTACATTTCATATTTCTTCAAACCCCTGCATGCTACACTCCACATGAAATTACATTCCTTTTCAACAGTACCCAAAGTGTTTTGAGAAGCAAAAATGTGTTGTCCAGTGTTAATGATTCATTATAACATGCTAATTGGTAAAGCATAAATAGCATTTCTTAAAAGCAAAAACTGCTCTCCGCTTTAAAGCAACCGATTTAAAGTGTATATGACCCACTTGCCTAATAGGGTATACATACCAATTAATAGCTCGTAATTTGAGAAAGAAACAAATAGGACTTCagtttcaaaagcaaaaaaaaatctagttaagattttaatagtaaaattaaGGTAAAAACAACAAGTCATTTAATGTACTTTAATGAAAAATCAGGACAAGCATTTGACTTAACTGCAAATGACCtacaaaaattttatttaaactgcATCAGCAGCAATATATTGCATTTAACTGAGGAGTAAACAAAACAAGTAACATAGTCTTAAAACATCTGTATAATCAAGATTTACCAtataaatacagcaaatacttaTTTTGTTTAAGATGTATTTATTAAGCAATTACAACACAATGGCATGAATGAGATATACAGAACGGCAGACTGATTGAAACAGTCAAACAATTGATGCAGAAATTAACGATAAACAGATAAACATTTTAGTGTACAACGTGTTCAACTTTAAACCTACAACTGCGTCCTAACATGGTCCAAGTATATGCAGAAGGAAAACAAATACTGGTGGAGTGTTACAAACTACTATTTTGTTAATGGCAATACAGAAGAAAGCCAATACTAAATCTGTATTTTCAACAACACTCTTGCTACCAGCTGCTTTCcaaggagaaaaaaaacccactaTCATGGGCTGAAATGTCTGAAATATTATAACAGGTTATTTCCTAAATAAAAGCATCTTCACCATCTACAAAGGACGTTTAccattcacataaataaaaaaaaatctgtacaatgGTTATGTGACAAATGATTTCTGAGAAATCAACTCTGTCCTACTACAGCAAAAATAATGTTCAGCCTCTacataatgtaatataaataatattggtTCTATGCATTCATAAAGCCATAAGCAAATGTATTCTAATACTTCAGTTTTTCTTAAGCTTTAATCTTTCAGCGAAGTATATGTTGTAAGGCCTTCAATGGTTAAAATGGAGGAAAGGAGCAGGACATATAAACCAAATACAAAATCCTCTCTCTCTTCTACTCAACGCACTGAAACACAAATATCCAGAGAAGTGGAAAGTGAGGCACACATATTTTAAAGACAAGCAAGTTGTCTTTTGGAGAGTCCAGGAGGGGCAAAATCCAATGCACAGAAATACAATTCAGTGAGACAGGCAAGGCCTCCAACAAGGGATTCGGGactttcaaaaaaatgaaaatgcacggCAGTGCAAACAACTGCACACCCACATTGTAGTATAACAATGGTCCACACACTGAACAAATTTACAGATTGGCAATTTTCCCCCCACTAACTAACACCCTGCAAACCTGAAAAAGTGCAACTCCAAAAACTGGTCACACTCTTCAAAGAACAGTCTTAAATTATCTGTTCATAGTATagttactatttattttttatagttatatatatatttttcccaaTCATCTAAGTATTTCCTGtcaaaaatagaattagggatATTTTACTATAATCAAGAAACCATTTGAAAAACTTTAAAACTAACAGGTTAAAAAAATTTTACTAGttctaatacaaaataaatttaaaatccacATTGTAACTTTAAATATAGCCTGTTTAACAATactcaaaaaaaagaaacaagtcaaACATTGGCACACCAATGAACATCTCTAGACAAGACCATGTAGAAACAGAGCACCCTTTCTAGAGAACCTTTCCCTTCTCACTTGAAAActaattatagaaaagaaaaaaaaaacaatacaggaaAAACAATTGCTGCAGTTTACACCAACATATGTGTTAAAGCAAAACATGGGGCAGTGATTTATAACTTGCATTAGTCAATAATAAATATGCAATGAACCacaaagtgtttaattttttttttttttaaagaaaattctaaaggacAGCTTGCTCTATTTTTAGttagtagtttttgtttttttttttttcttgtgcaatGTAACTGCTGTGAAACAAAACGCTTATAGAGCAAGGACAAGCACTTAAGAGCTTAAGCAAAATTTTAACAGTCAACTTTTGAgtttgccctcatgttctcacacacacacacacacacacatatatatattggtcTTCAGTGGCGCTACGGAAAACATCTCTGCAGCTTGACTTTGGGTAATTTCTTTCTATACAGTGGATATGTAATTAGAAATAGTACCTAGCATAGTTTATCATCTTAATTTGGAAGAGATAATATTTAACACAtaattacagtttttttattcttttcagtcaATTGTGACTTCACTGATttccatgttatgttttatttttttcagttcagaCATATTAAAGCCTAAGAGTACAGCTGCTTGCTTTTTCTGCATTGCTTTCATGCATCTGGTACGCTTTGAGCCAAAATGGCAAGCAACATCAGGTTTGTTGAGCCACAAACGTGATGCTAGCACTTCAATTTCTTTTTTggagaggtatggctttttgttGAAATAAGCATTGAGAAACTCCTTACGGGCTTCATTTGAACGCACCGACACACTGGTAGGATCTAGTGCTAGAATGACTTGGGGTTTTTCTACAGCAGAGCTTACGGGGTCATTTTCAGAATCAATTTTTCGTTTTTTTGCAGCAAGAAATTCTTTTTCACTGTTACTGGATTCTAAGCTTCTCATTATACTTTCAATCCTTAAAGTATTCTGAATAATTGGATTGACAGTCTGTGAGTTGATAACTACTGGGGGATTATGTGGGTTAGCTGGTAGCATGGTGAACTTCGGAGGTCCACCATTCACTGACATGAGTGTGGAAATACTGCTGTCCGGATATATAGTTTTCTCCATTTCCTTGTTGTTCCTGGGAGCACATCTGCAGCGCTGTACGTGAACAGATATCGCTTTTGCTGTTGTCTTGCCTGTGTATACTCCACAGCAATAGATGCATTTGAAAGCtggcatttttaaaattgcatgaATTGTAGGCATAATATAATGCTTGCTCTTCAAGTGCAGCTCATAATCATGGACACTCTCAAACTTTTCAAGGCAAAAAGGGCAATCCTTAGACGGGAACCTTGGAGTTACCTTGCAAATCGTTTGACCAATTGCAAGATGCACTTTAATATAAATCAATTCAAGAGATCCAGTCACTAGTGCCAAATTAATTTCTCTATCGCCAACTTGTTCTTTGGGTGCAGCTGTATTCATATCAAAATAAGGGAAAATTATTTCCCCTTGGTCATCAGTGTATAGACGATATTCTCGTTCCATAAATGCTGAATTCACTTTCTGCCTAGGGCTATGTTCCATAGTTGTGTGTTCAAGCAGCTGTTTAATAGAACTAAACATTGCTGGACAAAATAAGCAGTTCAAACCATGTAACAAATGTTCACACAGACCTTTTTCAGAAAGTAACACTTTGCACGCTAAACATTTGATGGTCTTTTCCTTAATCTTCTTCAAAAATGGGGCTCTGGCAGCCAGTCCTCGCACCACATTTGTGGGCTTAGGAGGGGCCTGCTTATGAGCTACTTCAATATGAACTTGATACACATTGGAAGGGAAAAGCTCATTGCAGACAGGGCACGAAATCCACTGCTTGGCCTGTTTTGATCCATCAGAAGAATCAAGGCTAGGAGGGACCACAGATAATGCACTGGGTTTAACTGGTACTTGTTGGGCAATTTGTGTAACAGGATTTCCTtgtgggatctgcactggtactGGTAAAGTGGGAAGGCTTTGAACATTTCCAGAATGGACAGGCAATGCCACTTGAACTGGTGCCAGTGTGTATGTTGGTAATCCATTTACTTTATTTCCTGTTGGAATCAGTTGACTTAACACAGACTGTGACGCTAACATAGCACCTTTAGAAGCATTTACAGCAGACACAGGCTGATTAAGTGGAAGTCTTTGAGAAACCAAGAGTGACTGAGGGGCCGCAGCTCGAAGTCCTACTTTATTTTGGAAATTAAGAGTTGTTTGCATCAAGGTTAGGCCCTGCTGTTGCTGCTGTGGTAGAGGtggcagcagctgctgctgctggtgctgTAGTGGGAGTCGAAGAGACCCTGGCATTTGCTTAGGAGCATTATTAGTTATTGTTGGCACTGAAATATTCATTGGGCCCTTCTGCTGGCCCCCAACAACAACACCACCATGGATCAAAGTGGTTGCAACAGTGGTAGCAGCAGGCAGAGCAGATGGTGTCACTCTAGAGGGCTGAGAACTGATTAGTGAAGTCACTGGTGATGTGGGAGGAAGAGAGTTTCTAGGAGTGGTTGGGGACATTTGTACAAGAGAAGGAGATGGCCCTTGTGGGAGAAATCCTTGATTGCTGCAAGGGGCTCGTACTATAGGAGGCATACATCCTGGAGCTCCGTGCATGACAGCAGGTGGTACCAATGATGGGCGCATGTGATTTAGTGATGGAACCGGAGGACTCATAAGCCGAGGTCCTGAAGAAGTGGCTGTAGTCCTTGGCACATTGGGGGCCATGATTGGACTATTAATAGGAGAACATTCAGGGGGTCTTGGTGGTCCCATTAGTCCATGTGTAATATTCTGAGGAAGTGGAACCATATTCATTGGTTGCTGTCCATTAGTACCAGGCAACATGGGTACATTTAAAATTTGAGAAGATGCTTTAACCTTTGGTGCAATGCTTGCGAGTTTTGCCAGCTGATTTCTTTTTCCCTGTTTTCCATGTTCATAGATTAAGGCTTTTAAGTGAACCTCGAGTTCTCTGTGCTTATCAGATGTCAGGATGTGATATAGTAAATGGTCAGAACTCTCAGCAGGTAAATTGCACATCTTACAGTAAAACCGAAGTGGAGAAAATCCAGTTTCCTGACATGAAGTAAGTTCAGATTCCGCTCGTTGGCCAAAATAACTGCTCAAAAGCGATGGATAATGCATAACCAAAATGTGCTTCTTCATGCAGTAATACAAGGAATCCTGATAGAAGCATTTTCGACAGGAAAACCTATCAGAAGAAGACATGGCAG includes:
- the adnp2b gene encoding activity-dependent neuroprotector homeobox protein 2b, yielding MFQLPVFNLEKIRKSRKRVKGILCDIGLQSCKELVGELKSFDAGDKYFYNTEWSDVCEWDSYRRKKKPLYRTKTFCCSLCKFSTKTIYSFRLHVQRCHEEEQDIETISGCPVCPFTAHPKVINQHFKFFHTMPRKSQLSSSHAIVGSAPAAMSSSDRFSCRKCFYQDSLYYCMKKHILVMHYPSLLSSYFGQRAESELTSCQETGFSPLRFYCKMCNLPAESSDHLLYHILTSDKHRELEVHLKALIYEHGKQGKRNQLAKLASIAPKVKASSQILNVPMLPGTNGQQPMNMVPLPQNITHGLMGPPRPPECSPINSPIMAPNVPRTTATSSGPRLMSPPVPSLNHMRPSLVPPAVMHGAPGCMPPIVRAPCSNQGFLPQGPSPSLVQMSPTTPRNSLPPTSPVTSLISSQPSRVTPSALPAATTVATTLIHGGVVVGGQQKGPMNISVPTITNNAPKQMPGSLRLPLQHQQQQLLPPLPQQQQQGLTLMQTTLNFQNKVGLRAAAPQSLLVSQRLPLNQPVSAVNASKGAMLASQSVLSQLIPTGNKVNGLPTYTLAPVQVALPVHSGNVQSLPTLPVPVQIPQGNPVTQIAQQVPVKPSALSVVPPSLDSSDGSKQAKQWISCPVCNELFPSNVYQVHIEVAHKQAPPKPTNVVRGLAARAPFLKKIKEKTIKCLACKVLLSEKGLCEHLLHGLNCLFCPAMFSSIKQLLEHTTMEHSPRQKVNSAFMEREYRLYTDDQGEIIFPYFDMNTAAPKEQVGDREINLALVTGSLELIYIKVHLAIGQTICKVTPRFPSKDCPFCLEKFESVHDYELHLKSKHYIMPTIHAILKMPAFKCIYCCGVYTGKTTAKAISVHVQRCRCAPRNNKEMEKTIYPDSSISTLMSVNGGPPKFTMLPANPHNPPVVINSQTVNPIIQNTLRIESIMRSLESSNSEKEFLAAKKRKIDSENDPVSSAVEKPQVILALDPTSVSVRSNEARKEFLNAYFNKKPYLSKKEIEVLASRLWLNKPDVACHFGSKRTRCMKAMQKKQAAVLLGFNMSELKKIKHNMEISEVTID